The DNA segment aaCACAACAGAATAAATGATATATTAGCAGAAACGGAACCGAATTTGATCGGTATAATAACTATGGAAGCAcatctatgtagtttattcaacttaatttcttggattagatcaaaaacgtttcctttgacacgGAACTATAATCAATAGCGTATGTAAGATCTTTACGGAAAGAGTGACATGATAGGtacgtgcagtttcccgccaaaatgtcCTCGTATGCTTCCGATTTCCTGCAAAATATTTGGGGTTATAGGTGTATTTGtgtcttcatttcaaaagcgtattcattaacagtgcagagagCAAACAAATACGACTTTTTGTTCcttctctccctctctctctctatatataaaagggaggtaataaattaaatataatattaatattttaaagtggaaatatgttgttttaaatgaTACAGTCTCTAGCGTTTAACTTTTTATTCACTGATAAGTACAAACGATGCTTCATTAAAATTTCGAGACTTTCATTAACCATGCAGTCTTTTAAATTCAAAGCAGTATATAATCATTATTCAGACACATTAAGAATTGATATCCTTACCCATCTCGATAGCTAAAAAACATGtcggttttttttataaaatggctTCGCTGCCGAGTGGACTATGTCATAAAGTAAATGAAGCATACACTTAATAGGACGATTATCACGTATCACTAGAATATTAAAGTAGAAAGATTAAAATGTGCTATATTTTGCATCTTTTCAGCTAACCAGCACAAGGCTTCAGTCACCAGATTAAAATACAAGGGTAAAGAGTCGTTACCAAAACAGGTTGACAACATTCTCACCAAAGAAGCTGACAGCATTACATCCTACATGAAATGTGCTTACCATCAGGCCAAACATGAACTTCCAAAATCAGCCTTCAAAGAACTCATTGATCTTGCAgacaatttaaatgttgaacttATCAAAGACAAATCTTGTGAACCTCTGTACACATCCAATTACAGTCTGAATGAATTCCACCAATCAATCAGTGATGTCATTTGGGAGGGCAAGTATGAAGCTATTATTCGTTCACAAAAGTATGGATTAATTATTGACGAGAGCACAGACATTGGAAACAAAAAACAGTTACTTGCCTACATACAGTATCTTGATGAGGATGGTGTAAAATGTGCTCTTCTTGAAAACATGTTGATAACTACATCTCACGCAAATGCAGAAACAATCACATGTAAGATAAAAGACTGTctagaaagaaaacaaattgaCATTAGTAAAATGGTAGGCATAGGAACTGATGGTGCGTCTGTGATGACAGGAAGTAAGAATGGTGTTGTTAAGAGACTGAAAGACTTTGCTCCCTCTTTAATTGGTGTACATTGTGCTGCTCATCGTTGTTCTCTAGCTACTTCCCAAGCTACAAAATCTATCCCTGAACTGGAATCATACAGTAGAACAGTCACAAATATATTCTACTACTTCTCCAATTCTGCCTTGAGGTCCAATAAATTATCAGAAATTCAGTCTCTGCTAAATCTTCCATCCCTGAAGTTTGCCAACATCCATTCAGTCCGATGGCTTTCACTTCAGAATGCTGTTGAAGTTTTGTACCGCTCGTATCCTGCATTAGTTGTAGCACTTGAACATGAAGCTGTAACCAACAGTGTAGCAAAAGGACTATTAAATGAAGTTGTATAATACAAGTTTACAGGTTTTACACAATTGTTGATGGACATATTACCATTCATTGGATGACTGAGTAAGACATTTCAATCCAGTGCACTCGATTTCAGCAGAATAAGCCCAGCTGTGTCTGCTACTTGTGAGGCCTTGGAAGACCTATTGGAGGCTGAAGGTGTTTACATGGATAAACTGTTAGACTTTGTGAGCTCAGAAGAAGACAATACAAAATATGTGTATGTAAGGCCTTTGTCTGAAAGCAAAGCTTCTGTAGTTAAAGAAAATGtatcagaaaatgttgatggGTTTAGAGGGTTTGATGagtacgatgatgatgatgataataatgatgatgacatTTTGTTGAATGGGGATAGTGATAATACAAATTCTgttcatttgaaatatgtagaTATTCAGAAAGAAATGGTGAACAGAGTTACTGAGC comes from the Mercenaria mercenaria strain notata chromosome 9, MADL_Memer_1, whole genome shotgun sequence genome and includes:
- the LOC128559217 gene encoding SCAN domain-containing protein 3-like; the protein is MSQQTLNGFGFFKSSSGVKRALESDSETVESPKKKFIKNLNQDSFEWYVADENGVWHCSVCRECKLDNAYARGHSKPGKTTNHTRHADSNQHKASVTRLKYKGKESLPKQVDNILTKEADSITSYMKCAYHQAKHELPKSAFKELIDLADNLNVELIKDKSCEPLYTSNYSLNEFHQSISDVIWEGKYEAIIRSQKYGLIIDESTDIGNKKQLLAYIQYLDEDGVKCALLENMLITTSHANAETITCKIKDCLERKQIDISKMVGIGTDGASVMTGSKNGVVKRLKDFAPSLIGVHCAAHRCSLATSQATKSIPELESYSRTVTNIFYYFSNSALRSNKLSEIQSLLNLPSLKFANIHSVRWLSLQNAVEVLYRSYPALVVALEHEAVTNSVAKGLLNEVV